One Enterobacter asburiae genomic window, CCCGCTGATCGCGCTGTTACGCCCGGTTAGCCCGCTGGCCTGGCTGCCCATCGGCCTGCTGCTGTTCCAGAAAGCGGAACCGGCTTCCAGCTGGACCATTTTTATCTGCTCCATCTGGCCGATGGTGATCAACACCGCCGAAGGGGTTCGCCGCATTCCGCAGGACTACCTTAACGTCGCACGGGTGCTGCAGCTTTCCGAGTGGACCATCATGCGCCGCATTCTCTTCCCGGCGGTGCTGCCCGCGGTGCTGACCGGGGTGCGCCTCTCCATCGGCATCGCCTGGCTGGTGATTGTCGCCGCCGAGATGCTGACCGGCGGTTTAGGGATCGGCTTCTGGATCTGGAACGAGTGGAACAACCTCAACGTCGAAAACATTCTCATCGCCATCGTCATCATTGGCGTGGTCGGGTTGCTGCTGGAGCAGGGGCTGATGCTGATCGCCCGCCGCTTTAGCTGGCAGGAAAAATAAGGAGCGAACATGAAACCATTAATTCAGGTCCAGGCCGTGAGCCAGCGTTTTTCCACCGCCAGCGGCGAGTTTCTTGCGCTGCAAAACGTCTCTTTTGATATCCACGAGGGCGAAACCGTCAGTCTGATTGGGCACTCCGGCTGCGGCAAATCGACGCTGCTGAACCTTATCGCTGGGATCACGCTGCCGACGGAAGGCGGGCTGATTTGCGACAACCGCGAAATCGCCGGGCCGGGTCCGGAGCGCGCGGTGGTGTTCCAGAACCATTCCCTGCTGCCGTGGCTCACCTGCTTCGACAACGTGGCCCTGGCGGTCGATCACGTGTTTCGCCACAGCATGAGCAAGGTGGAACGCAGAGAGTGGATTGAGCACAACCTCGACCGCGTGCAGATGGGGCACGCCCTGTATAAGCGCCCGGGGGAGATTTCCGGCGGCATGAAGCAGCGCGTCGGGATTGCCCGCGCGCTGGCGATGAAGCCGAAAGTCTTGCTGATGGATGAACCCTTCGGCGCGCTCGACGCCCTGACGCGCGCCCATCTGCAGGACTCGGTGATGCAGATCCAGCAGGCGCTGAACACCACCATCGTGCTCATTACCCACGACGTGGACGAGGCGGTGCTGCTCTCCGATCGGGTGTTGATGATGACCAACGGCCCGGCGGCCACCGTCGGGGAGATCCTGCGCGTGGACCTGCCGCGCCCACGTAACCGGGTGCAGCTGGCCGATGACAGTCGCTATCACCACATGCGTCAGCAGATCCTGCATTTCCTCTACGAAAAGCAGCCGAAAGCGGCGTAGCGAGGGGGCTTTGATGCGACTGGTCATTATCGGCAATGGCATGGCGGCTACGCGGCTGATTGCCGCGCTCACCGGGCGTGCCCCCGATCGTTTCGCTATCACCGTCATCGGTGACGAGCCGGAGCATGCCTATAACCGTATCCAGCTCTCGCCGGTGCTGGGCGGTGAAAAAGCGGCGGCGGGTATCTGTCTTCAGGATGACGACTGGTACCAGGCGCGCGGCGTGACGGTGCTGCGGGGCGAAAAGGCGATCGCCATGAACGTGGACACGCGCGAAGTGCAAACCACCGCCCGCACGCTGGGTTGGGATGCGCTGGTGTTCGCCATCGGGTCAACGCCCTTTATTCCGCCAATTCCCGGCTGCGATGCACCGCATGTCTTCACGTTCCGCACCCTGGAGGATACCCGGGCCATTCAGGCGATCGCCGGTCCGGCGGTGGTGCTGGGCGGCGGCGTGCTCGGGGTTGAGACGGCGGCAGCCCTGGCGCGTTCAGGTGACAACGTCACGCTTGTTCATCGCGGTCCGTGGCTGATGGAGCAGCAGCTGGACCAGCAGGCGGGCATGCTGCTCGAAGAGGCGCTGGCGGCGCGGGGCGTGCGCTGTGAGTTCGCCTCTGGCATTACAGCGATAAGCGAAAATAGCGTGACGCTGCTCAACGGGCGCAGCGTCGCCGCCGCTCGCGTGGTGCTGGCGACCGGCGTGCAGCCTAACGCTGCGCTGGCGCAGGCCAGCGGCATTCGCTGCGCGCGCGGCATCGTGGTGGATCACCAGATGCAAACCTCCGTGCCGGACGTCTACGCCATTGGCGAGTGCTGCGAAATTGACGGCCAGACGTTTGGCCTCGTCGCCCCCTGTCTGGCGCATGCGGATATCCTCGCCGCGCGGCTGGCCGGGGACGTCACCGCGCCGTTTGTCCTGACCGACAGCGGCGTGCGCCTCAAGGTGACCGGCGTGGCGCTGTTCAGCCTCGGTCGCGCGGCAGAGCAGGAGGGCGACGTGGTCTGGAGCGCATGGGATCCGCTGACCCGCCACTATCGTCGTTTACTGATCCATCAGGGGGCGCTGGCTGGCGTGCTGCTGATGGGGGACTGCCGCAGCGCGGCAACATTTACCGATTTACTGGCAACGGCTGCGCCCGCCCACGCGGACTGGCTGTTCGATCGTTTCACTACGCAACCGCAGGTTGCAGGACAGAACGCTATGACAAAACCTACTCTGGTGGTGGTTGGACACGGTATGGTCGGCCATCATTTCCTCGAAGACTGCGTTAACCGCAATCTGCATCAGCAGTATCAGATCGTTGTCTTTGGCGAGGAGCGCTATGCCGCCTACGACCGCGTGCATCTGTCGGAATATTTTGGCGGGCGCAGCGCGGAGTCTCTCTCGCTGGTGGACGGCGATTTCTTTGCCGACAACGGCATTGAGCTGCGCCTGTCGCAGCAGATTGTCGCAATCGATCGCGATGCGCATGTGGTACGTACCGCAAGCGGGCATGAAACCCACTGGGACAAGCTGGTGCTGGCGACCGGCTCATATCCGTTTGTCCCACCGGTGTCGGGCAACGATCTGCCGGGCTGTTTTGTTTACCGCACCCTTGACGATCTGGACAAGATTGCGGCGCATGCGGAGGGCTCACGCCGCGGCGTAGTGATTGGCGGCGGCCTGCTGGGGCTCGAGGCGGCGAATGCCCTGAAACAGCTCGGGCTGGAAACTCACGTAGTGGAGTTTGCGCCTAATCTGATGGCGGTCCAGCTCGACAACGACGGCGCGGCGATGCTGCGCAAGAAAATCGAGGCGCTGGGCGTCGGCGTCCACACCAGTAAAGCGACGACGGAGATCGCCACCGCGGACGGCGGGCTGGTGCTGCGCTTCGCCGATGGCGAACAGCTGGAAACGGACATGGTGGTCTTTTCTGCCGGCATTCGTCCGCAGGACGCATTGGCGCGCAGCAGCGGGCTGGCTGTCGGCGAACGCGGCGGGATCTGCATTGACGACGGCTGTCACACCTCCGATTCGGACGTGCTGGCCATTGGCGAGTGCGCCCTGTGGGAAGGGAAAATTTTCGGTCTGGTCGCGCCGGGTTATCAGATGGCGCGGGTGGCCGCCGCCGCGCTGGCGGGTGAGGAGAAAACCTTCACCGGGGCAGATATGAGCACCAAGCTCAAGCTGCTCGGCGTGGACGTGGCGTCCTTTGGCGATGCTCACGGGCGCACGCCGGGGGCGCTGAGCTACCAGTGGACGCACGGTCCGCAGCAAATCTACAAGAAAATCGTGGTCAGCCACGACGGTAAAACGCTTCTCGGCGGCGTGCTGGTGGGCGACGCCAGCGAATACGCCACGCTGGTGCAGATGATGCTTAACGGGATAGCTCTGCCAAAAGAGCCGGAAACGCTGATCTTACCTGCTTCGTCAGGCAGTGCGCCGAAAGCGCTCGGCGTGGCGGCGCTGCCGGAAAAGGCACAGATCTGTTCGTGCCATAACGTCAGCAAAGGCGATATCTGCCAGGCGGTGAGCGCGGGCGCTACGGATATCGGTGCCGTTAAGCAGTGCACTAAAGCGGCGACCGGCTGCGGGGGCTGCAGCGCGCTGGTGAAGCAGGTCATGGAGTTCCAGCTGGCGGCGCAGGGCGTGGAGGTGAAAAAGGACATCTGCGAGCACTTCCCGTACTCGCGCCAGGAGATTTACCACCTCGTGCGCGTCAACCATATCCGCACCTTTGACCAGCTCATCAGCCGCTACGGTCAGGGGCACGGGTGCGAAATTTGTAAGCCGCTGGTGGGGTCGGTGCTTGCCTCCTGCTGGAACGAGTATCTGCTGAAACCGGCACACCTGCCGCTGCAGGACACCAATGACCGCTACTTCGCCAATATCCAGAAGGACGGTACCTACTCCATCGTGCCGCGCATGCCCGCGGGGGAAGTGACCGCCGATGGGCTGATCGCCATCGGCCAGATTGCGAAACGCTACAGCCTGTACAGCAAAATCACCGGCGGCCAGCGTATCGACCTCTTCGGCGCCACCCTCGAACAGCTGCCGGAGATCTGGCAGGCGCTGGTGGAAGCTGGGTTTGAAACCGGGCACGCCTACGGGAAATCCCTGCGTACGGTGAAATCCTGCGTCGGGTCGACCTGGTGTCGCTACGGCGTGCAGGACTCCACCGGCCTCGCGGTCAGGCTCGAGCACCGCTACAAAGGCCTGCGAGCGCCGCACAAGATCAAAATGGCGGTCTCCGGCTGTACCCGCGAATGCGCCGAGGCGCAGAGTAAAGACGTGGGAGTCATCGCCACGGACAAAGGCTGGAATCTCTACCTGTGCGGCAACGGCGGGATGAAGCCGCGCCACGCGGACCTTTTCGCCAGCGATCTGGACGATGAAACGCTGATCCGAACCGTTGACCGTTTCCTGATGTTCTACATTCGTACGGCGGATCGCCTGCAGCGCACCAGCACCTGGATGGACAACCTGGAAGGCGGTCTCGACTATCTGCGGGAGGTGATCCTCAACGACAGCCTGGGCATCGCCCACGAGCTGGAGCAGGAGATGATCCGTGTGGTAGAGACGTATCAGTGCGAATGGCAAACCACGCTTAACGATCCCAACCGTCTGGCGCTGTTCCGCACCGCGGTGAACGTCGCGCCGTCGGATGAAAGCAATCGCTGGCAGGAAATCTGCGGCATCGACGATATCCCGGAGCAGGCGGGAATCGCCGCGCGGCTTGGGCGTAAGCCGATCGCGCTGTTCCGCTTTGGCAAAACCGTCTATGCACTTGACGATCGGGAGCCGGGCAGCAGCGCGAACGTGCTTTCACGCGGCATTCTTGGCGATGCGGCGGGGGAGCCGATGGTGATCTCTCCGCTCTACAAGCAGCGTATTCGCCTGCGCGACGGCTGTCAGGTGGAAAACGGCGAACCCGCGGTACACGCCTGGCCAGTCAAAATTGAGAACGGCAAAGTGTGGGTTGGAAATGATGCCCTGGTGATACGTGCGGAGGCCTCATGACGGAAACCCGGACAACGTGCCCCTATTGCGGGGTCGGTTGCGGCGTGGTCGCCCGCGTGGAAGATGAAGCGGTCAGCGTTCGGGGAGATGAAACCCATCCTGCGAACCTGGGTCGCCTGTGCGTGAAAGGATCGGCCCTGGGGGAGACGACGGGATTACAGGGGCGGCTTTTGCGCCCGGTCGTTGACGGCCTTGAAGTGGACTGGGCGCAGGCGCTGAACGCGGCAGGCGAGCGCCTCAAGGATATTATCGACAAATGGGGGCCGCAGGCGGTAGCGTTTTACGCGTCCGGGCAATTGCTTACCGAGGACTATTACGTCGCCAATAAGCTGATGAAAGGGTTTATCGGCGCGGCGAACATTGATACCAACTCCCGGCTCTGCATGTCATCGGCGGTCGTTGGCTATAAACGCGCCTTCGGTGAAGACGTCGTGCCTTGCAGCTACGAGGATGTGGAAAACAGCGATCTGGTGGTGCTGGTGGGATCAAACGCGGCCTGGACGCATCCGGTGCTGTATCAGCGGCTGGTGCAGGCAAAGCACAACAATCCGCAGATGAAAGTAGTAGTAATCGATCCGCGCAGAACCGCCACCTGTGATATTGCTGACCTGCATCTGGCGCTTGCGCCGGGGAGCGATGCCGGATTATTTGTCGGCCTGCTGAACCTGATTCAGGGAACGGATGAGTGGCCCGTTGAGCGCGTGGCGGCGTTTTGCGGCCTCTCGCCTCAGGATGTTGGCACGTTTTACGACTGGTTTATGACGGCACCCCGGGCCATCACGCTCTACACCATGGGAATCAACCAGTCCTCCAGCGGCAGCGACAAGTGCAGCGCCATCATTAACGTTCACCTTGCTAGCGGGAAATTTAACCGTTCGGGCTGCGGCCCGTTTTCGCTGACCGGACAGCCTAACGCGATGGGCGGAAGGGAAGTGGGCGGGCTGGCAAATCAGCTGGCGGCGCACATGAACTTTGAGCCGGACGATCTTTCGCGGGTGGCGCGTTTCTGGGGAACGGAACGGCTGGCGCAAACCCCGGGACTGATGGCGGTGGAGCTGTTTGACGCCATTGCTCGCGGCGAGGTGAAGGTGGTGTGGATCATGGGCACCAATCCTGCCGTCTCGCTGCCGGACAGCCACGCGGTGTGTCAGGCGCTGGCGAGCTGCCCGCTGGTCATTGTCTCTGAGGTGATGAACGATACCGACACCAGCCGGTTCGCCCATATCCGTTTTCCGGCACTGGGCTGGGGAGAAAAAGACGGCACGGTGACCAATTCTGAGCGGCGCATTTCGCGCCAGCGCGCGTTTCTGCCCGCGCCGGGTGAGGCAAAGCCAGACTGGTGGATCGTCGCGCAGGTTGCAAAACGGCTGGGCTACGACGAGGCCTTTGCCTGGCAACATCCGCACGAGATTTTTTGCGAGCATGCGGCGCTGACGGCCTTCGAAAATGACGGCGCGCGGGCGTTAAACCTTCATGACCTGGCTGCGCTAACCCGTGAGGAGTGGGAGCGGCTTGAGCCCTGGCAGTGGCCGACGGGGGATTTTCCGCGCCGAAACATTGTTCCCGTTAACCCTCTACCGCACGGTGCGACGGTCAGCGCGTTATACCCGCTGATTCTCAACTCGGGGCGCATCCGCGATCAGTGGCATACCATGACGCGAACAGGGTATGTGGCCAGGCTGATGCAGCATATCGCCGAACCGTTTGTTGAGGTTTGCCCCGCGGACGCCGTTCGGTTTTCCCTGTGCGACGGCCAGCTGGCGCGCATCAGCTCGCCGCGAGGCGTCATGGTGGCAAGAGTGCGCATCAGCGACGGCCAGCGTGAAGGGAACGCTTTTGTCCCGATGCACTGGAACACTGAGTTTGCCCGCCAGGGAAAGGTGAATGCGCTGGTGGAAGGGCGCTGCGATCCGGTTTCGGGCCAGCCGGAGAGTAAACAAACCGCCGTCAGAATCATGCCCTGGCAGCCCGCCTGGCAGGGGGAACTCTATGCTCGTGAATGGCCAGAAATGCCCTCTTCGGTTAACTGGTGGCGTAAAGCTTCACGCCTGACGGTGGCGTGCGATAAACCGCTGCTGCCGTGGCTAATGGATTACGCCAGCGGCCGGGGCTGGCAGCTGCAGGTTGCTCAAGCCGGTGAACGCAGCAGCGTGCTGGCCTGGCATGAAGGCCAGTTGATGCTGGGTTTCTGGGAAGGTACCGCGTTACCGGCGCTGGCGCATGCGGTGATTGAAGCCGCTTTTCATTCACCACCCGTGCTGCCCACAGAACGCCACGCCTTGTTGAACGGGCAGAGCGTCGGGAAGGTGGCGGATCCGGGACGCATTATCTGCAGCTGTTTCAGCGTCGGGGAAAAGGCGATACGGGAGGCTATTGCCGGAGGGTGTGACTCCGTCAGCGCGCTGGGGGTGAAGCTGCGCTGTGGTACGAACTGCGGCTCCTGCGTGCCGGAGCTGAAAGGGCTGTTTCAGGATAATCCTGAAATGTCCGCCAGGACTGTATTTCAAGGCTTATCGCGTTAACATAATAAGAGTTTATTCATAAACACAGGTTCTTATTTACGACGTTGATGGCTGTATCGTCCCGCATTCGTTTGCTGTTATTACTCCCCCTTCTTACGGCAGGAGCCGTTCACGGTGCGCCGAATTCCTTTATCCAGCAGGCACAACATCCCTTCGATAACAATGGGGATAGTTTGCCTGACCTCGGCATGGCGGTACCAACGGGCGAGGGGGAGAAGCATCTGGCCGAAATGGCGAAAGCCTTCGGTGAAGCCAGCATGACCGATAACGGCCTTACAACGGGCGAGCAGGCGCGTCAGTTTGCGTTTGGTCAGGTGCGCGACGCGGTGAGCGGCGAAGTGAACCAGCAGATTGAATCCTGGCTTTCGCCCTGGGGGAACGCCAGCGTGAACTTGCTGGTAGATAACGATGGCAAATTTAACGGCAGCAGCGGGAGCTGGTTTATTCCCTGGAACGATAACAACCGTTATCTGAGCTGGAGCCAGCTTGGCCTGACCCAGCAGACGGATGGGCTGGTGAGTAACGCTGGAATCGGTCAGCGCTGGGTCGCCGGAAAATGGCTGCTGGGTTACAACACCTTTTACGATAACCTCCTGGATGAAAACCTGCAGCGTGCCGGACTGGGTGCGGAAGCGTGGGGGGAAAATCTGCGCCTGTCAGCTAACTATTATCAGCCCTTTGCCGGCTGGCGCGATCGCTCCGACGTCCAGGAGCAGCGCATGGCGCGCGGATATGACGTCACCGCTAAAGCCTGGCTGCCGTGGTTCCATCATCTCAATACCAGCGTCAGCTTCGAGCAATACTTTGGCGATAACGTCGACCTCTTCAAGAGCGGAACCGGCTATCACAACCCGGTAGCGGTGAATCTGGGGCTTAACTATACCCCCGTTCCGCTGGTCACCTTGACCGCCGCGCATAAGCAGGGCGAAAGTGGCGCGAGCCAGAATAACCTCGGACTGAAGCTCAACTATCGCTTTGGCGTGCCGCTGGTTAAGCAGCTTTCCGCCAGTGAAGTCGCCGCCACGCGCTCCCTGCGCGGAAGCCGCTATGACTCGCCGGAGCGCAATAGCCTGCCGGTGATGGAGTTCCGCCAGCGTAAAACGCTGTCCGTGTGGCTGGCAACGCCGCCGTGGGATTTGAAAGGGGGCGAGACCGTTATGCTGAAGCTGCAGGTTCGCAGCACGAACGGTATTCGTCAGATCCACTGGCAGGGGGATACGCAGGCGCTGAGCCTGACGTCGCCGACTAAAAGCAACAGCAGCGACGGCTGGAGCGTGATTATGCCTGCCTGGGATGACCGCGAAGGGGCGACAAACCGCTGGCACCTGTCGGCGGTGGTGGAAGATGAGAAAGGCCAGCGCGTCTCG contains:
- the ntrB gene encoding nitrate ABC transporter permease; translated protein: MPHLQKTTSQETPVSGEVIPLPPVQVRRRTPTFARRINAVLQRIIPAFLGLGLLVVLWQLAAINSKGFPTPLSTLDSAITLFADPFYRDGPNDMGIGWNVLASLQRVAVGFGLAAFAGIPLGFLIGRFTFFSRMFGPLIALLRPVSPLAWLPIGLLLFQKAEPASSWTIFICSIWPMVINTAEGVRRIPQDYLNVARVLQLSEWTIMRRILFPAVLPAVLTGVRLSIGIAWLVIVAAEMLTGGLGIGFWIWNEWNNLNVENILIAIVIIGVVGLLLEQGLMLIARRFSWQEK
- a CDS encoding nitrate reductase, with the protein product MTETRTTCPYCGVGCGVVARVEDEAVSVRGDETHPANLGRLCVKGSALGETTGLQGRLLRPVVDGLEVDWAQALNAAGERLKDIIDKWGPQAVAFYASGQLLTEDYYVANKLMKGFIGAANIDTNSRLCMSSAVVGYKRAFGEDVVPCSYEDVENSDLVVLVGSNAAWTHPVLYQRLVQAKHNNPQMKVVVIDPRRTATCDIADLHLALAPGSDAGLFVGLLNLIQGTDEWPVERVAAFCGLSPQDVGTFYDWFMTAPRAITLYTMGINQSSSGSDKCSAIINVHLASGKFNRSGCGPFSLTGQPNAMGGREVGGLANQLAAHMNFEPDDLSRVARFWGTERLAQTPGLMAVELFDAIARGEVKVVWIMGTNPAVSLPDSHAVCQALASCPLVIVSEVMNDTDTSRFAHIRFPALGWGEKDGTVTNSERRISRQRAFLPAPGEAKPDWWIVAQVAKRLGYDEAFAWQHPHEIFCEHAALTAFENDGARALNLHDLAALTREEWERLEPWQWPTGDFPRRNIVPVNPLPHGATVSALYPLILNSGRIRDQWHTMTRTGYVARLMQHIAEPFVEVCPADAVRFSLCDGQLARISSPRGVMVARVRISDGQREGNAFVPMHWNTEFARQGKVNALVEGRCDPVSGQPESKQTAVRIMPWQPAWQGELYAREWPEMPSSVNWWRKASRLTVACDKPLLPWLMDYASGRGWQLQVAQAGERSSVLAWHEGQLMLGFWEGTALPALAHAVIEAAFHSPPVLPTERHALLNGQSVGKVADPGRIICSCFSVGEKAIREAIAGGCDSVSALGVKLRCGTNCGSCVPELKGLFQDNPEMSARTVFQGLSR
- a CDS encoding ABC transporter ATP-binding protein, with product MKPLIQVQAVSQRFSTASGEFLALQNVSFDIHEGETVSLIGHSGCGKSTLLNLIAGITLPTEGGLICDNREIAGPGPERAVVFQNHSLLPWLTCFDNVALAVDHVFRHSMSKVERREWIEHNLDRVQMGHALYKRPGEISGGMKQRVGIARALAMKPKVLLMDEPFGALDALTRAHLQDSVMQIQQALNTTIVLITHDVDEAVLLSDRVLMMTNGPAATVGEILRVDLPRPRNRVQLADDSRYHHMRQQILHFLYEKQPKAA
- the nirB gene encoding nitrite reductase large subunit NirB; the protein is MRLVIIGNGMAATRLIAALTGRAPDRFAITVIGDEPEHAYNRIQLSPVLGGEKAAAGICLQDDDWYQARGVTVLRGEKAIAMNVDTREVQTTARTLGWDALVFAIGSTPFIPPIPGCDAPHVFTFRTLEDTRAIQAIAGPAVVLGGGVLGVETAAALARSGDNVTLVHRGPWLMEQQLDQQAGMLLEEALAARGVRCEFASGITAISENSVTLLNGRSVAAARVVLATGVQPNAALAQASGIRCARGIVVDHQMQTSVPDVYAIGECCEIDGQTFGLVAPCLAHADILAARLAGDVTAPFVLTDSGVRLKVTGVALFSLGRAAEQEGDVVWSAWDPLTRHYRRLLIHQGALAGVLLMGDCRSAATFTDLLATAAPAHADWLFDRFTTQPQVAGQNAMTKPTLVVVGHGMVGHHFLEDCVNRNLHQQYQIVVFGEERYAAYDRVHLSEYFGGRSAESLSLVDGDFFADNGIELRLSQQIVAIDRDAHVVRTASGHETHWDKLVLATGSYPFVPPVSGNDLPGCFVYRTLDDLDKIAAHAEGSRRGVVIGGGLLGLEAANALKQLGLETHVVEFAPNLMAVQLDNDGAAMLRKKIEALGVGVHTSKATTEIATADGGLVLRFADGEQLETDMVVFSAGIRPQDALARSSGLAVGERGGICIDDGCHTSDSDVLAIGECALWEGKIFGLVAPGYQMARVAAAALAGEEKTFTGADMSTKLKLLGVDVASFGDAHGRTPGALSYQWTHGPQQIYKKIVVSHDGKTLLGGVLVGDASEYATLVQMMLNGIALPKEPETLILPASSGSAPKALGVAALPEKAQICSCHNVSKGDICQAVSAGATDIGAVKQCTKAATGCGGCSALVKQVMEFQLAAQGVEVKKDICEHFPYSRQEIYHLVRVNHIRTFDQLISRYGQGHGCEICKPLVGSVLASCWNEYLLKPAHLPLQDTNDRYFANIQKDGTYSIVPRMPAGEVTADGLIAIGQIAKRYSLYSKITGGQRIDLFGATLEQLPEIWQALVEAGFETGHAYGKSLRTVKSCVGSTWCRYGVQDSTGLAVRLEHRYKGLRAPHKIKMAVSGCTRECAEAQSKDVGVIATDKGWNLYLCGNGGMKPRHADLFASDLDDETLIRTVDRFLMFYIRTADRLQRTSTWMDNLEGGLDYLREVILNDSLGIAHELEQEMIRVVETYQCEWQTTLNDPNRLALFRTAVNVAPSDESNRWQEICGIDDIPEQAGIAARLGRKPIALFRFGKTVYALDDREPGSSANVLSRGILGDAAGEPMVISPLYKQRIRLRDGCQVENGEPAVHAWPVKIENGKVWVGNDALVIRAEAS
- a CDS encoding YchO/YchP family invasin; the encoded protein is MAVSSRIRLLLLLPLLTAGAVHGAPNSFIQQAQHPFDNNGDSLPDLGMAVPTGEGEKHLAEMAKAFGEASMTDNGLTTGEQARQFAFGQVRDAVSGEVNQQIESWLSPWGNASVNLLVDNDGKFNGSSGSWFIPWNDNNRYLSWSQLGLTQQTDGLVSNAGIGQRWVAGKWLLGYNTFYDNLLDENLQRAGLGAEAWGENLRLSANYYQPFAGWRDRSDVQEQRMARGYDVTAKAWLPWFHHLNTSVSFEQYFGDNVDLFKSGTGYHNPVAVNLGLNYTPVPLVTLTAAHKQGESGASQNNLGLKLNYRFGVPLVKQLSASEVAATRSLRGSRYDSPERNSLPVMEFRQRKTLSVWLATPPWDLKGGETVMLKLQVRSTNGIRQIHWQGDTQALSLTSPTKSNSSDGWSVIMPAWDDREGATNRWHLSAVVEDEKGQRVSSNEIALTVVQPLVALPDNDPRWKLLPEE